A genomic segment from Methanolobus zinderi encodes:
- the comD gene encoding sulfopyruvate decarboxylase subunit alpha: MSAQKVITPSEAVYQGIKDAGIDFIVSVPCANLKELIPMVDSDPDIIHVPVTREEEGVGVCAGAYMGGKRPAMLMQNSGLGNSINALASLDILYGIPLLMIMSHRGVEGEPIVAQVPMGQLTAPLLETLKIPYFLPGTKQDATDMIITAMDDAFNKNKPVAVLLPIPFWRQA; encoded by the coding sequence ATGTCTGCACAAAAAGTGATAACACCTTCTGAAGCAGTATATCAGGGTATAAAAGATGCGGGTATCGACTTTATTGTCAGTGTACCATGTGCCAATCTTAAGGAACTCATTCCAATGGTGGATTCGGATCCTGATATTATCCACGTACCCGTTACACGTGAGGAAGAAGGTGTCGGTGTATGTGCCGGTGCCTACATGGGGGGCAAGAGGCCTGCAATGCTCATGCAGAACTCCGGTCTTGGAAATTCGATCAATGCACTGGCATCGCTTGATATCCTTTATGGTATACCCCTGCTTATGATAATGAGCCATCGGGGTGTGGAAGGTGAGCCCATAGTGGCCCAGGTACCCATGGGTCAGCTTACGGCTCCGCTTCTTGAGACACTCAAAATCCCTTATTTCCTGCCCGGAACGAAGCAGGACGCAACAGACATGATAATCACAGCTATGGATGATGCTTTTAACAAAAATAAACCGGTAGCGGTGCTATTGCCGATTCCATTCTGGAGGCAGGCATGA
- a CDS encoding (Fe-S)-binding protein: MDEILSLLPGYNCGSCGFKQCRDFAAQLKSKDDIQRCPFLEREMFMDNFEKLSELVSGTSSAEEAKIIGVIDGLEADFMLAPLKDECSCREFIHPFDGSVEINVGDFLRYRPLGCPVTHFAKVIDIDPGIYTIHMVGPLHRLGRDDFEFKDAGLCMILAFEGKVSRGKLPKVGQTVKFVPEYCMMQKVHSGMVVGVEGKDVRIEAIDLKVW; the protein is encoded by the coding sequence ATGGATGAGATCCTGTCCCTCCTTCCGGGATATAATTGCGGAAGCTGCGGTTTTAAGCAGTGCAGGGACTTTGCCGCCCAACTGAAAAGCAAGGATGATATCCAGAGATGTCCGTTTCTTGAAAGGGAAATGTTCATGGATAACTTCGAGAAGTTATCCGAGCTTGTAAGTGGTACTAGTTCTGCTGAGGAAGCGAAGATCATAGGTGTGATCGATGGCCTTGAGGCGGATTTCATGCTTGCTCCTCTGAAGGATGAATGTTCCTGCAGGGAGTTCATCCATCCCTTTGACGGTTCTGTGGAGATAAATGTCGGTGATTTCCTGCGCTACAGGCCGCTTGGCTGTCCCGTAACACACTTTGCGAAGGTGATAGATATTGACCCTGGAATTTATACAATTCATATGGTGGGTCCCCTGCACAGGTTAGGACGGGATGATTTTGAGTTCAAGGATGCAGGTCTGTGCATGATACTTGCCTTTGAAGGCAAAGTTTCCCGCGGTAAGCTTCCGAAGGTGGGTCAGACTGTGAAATTCGTGCCTGAATATTGTATGATGCAGAAGGTCCACTCGGGAATGGTTGTAGGTGTAGAAGGGAAAGATGTAAGAATAGAAGCCATAGACCTCAAGGTATGGTGA
- a CDS encoding GTP-binding protein — protein MKLVVLAGTPGSGKTSVLLHTIKSLVKNGKKPAVVKVDCLWTDDDQRFAKLDIPVHVGLAKDMCPDHFTIYNTEEMLGWAEDEDADIVLNETAGLCLRCAPYPDECLAICVIDVTTGPNTPLKVGPLLTTADIVVTTKGDLVSQAEREVFRERVLDVNPGCSIVEANGLTGKGAFELAEMISEGPEVHDKMILRYNPPLAICSLCTGETRVARKHHMGVLRQIDGFMEYKGE, from the coding sequence ATGAAACTCGTTGTACTTGCAGGTACTCCGGGTTCAGGTAAAACCTCTGTCCTGCTCCACACCATCAAATCACTTGTCAAGAATGGGAAGAAACCAGCTGTAGTAAAGGTTGATTGCCTCTGGACAGATGATGACCAGCGCTTTGCCAAACTGGATATCCCTGTGCATGTGGGTCTTGCAAAGGACATGTGTCCGGACCATTTCACCATCTACAATACCGAGGAGATGCTTGGCTGGGCCGAAGATGAGGATGCTGATATCGTACTCAACGAAACCGCAGGTCTGTGCCTGCGCTGTGCACCCTATCCCGACGAATGCCTTGCCATATGTGTCATCGACGTCACCACGGGACCGAACACTCCCCTGAAGGTGGGTCCGCTGCTTACCACCGCGGACATAGTTGTCACCACAAAAGGAGACCTTGTATCCCAGGCAGAGCGTGAGGTCTTCAGGGAAAGAGTGCTTGATGTCAATCCCGGATGTTCCATTGTGGAAGCCAACGGCCTGACAGGAAAGGGAGCATTCGAACTTGCCGAGATGATCTCAGAGGGACCTGAGGTTCATGACAAGATGATACTTCGCTACAATCCGCCCCTTGCCATCTGTTCTTTGTGTACGGGAGAGACAAGGGTCGCACGCAAGCATCACATGGGTGTGCTGCGGCAGATAGACGGTTTCATGGAGTACAAGGGTGAATAA
- a CDS encoding ATP-binding cassette domain-containing protein → MNEELTLTILGGVDKDGVPEPVSSLDICKGEIIGIVGPTGSGKSTLIDDIEQLAQGDTPTGRSVLINGERPDAVIRVDPRKKLVAQLSQKMHFLADMTVRDFLQMHARSRGKGPELVDRVIELANTLTGEPISADNYLTVLSGGQSRSLMTADIAVISDSPVVLIDEIENAGIKKQEALQLLSGEGKIVVVVTHDPVLALMASRRIVIRNGGMVDIITTSTGEQDVCGRIAKVDNWLMSLRETIRKGEVVEELA, encoded by the coding sequence ATGAACGAAGAACTAACTCTTACGATTCTTGGCGGTGTGGACAAAGACGGTGTTCCGGAGCCTGTCAGTTCCTTGGATATATGCAAAGGTGAGATCATCGGTATTGTCGGCCCTACGGGTTCCGGCAAAAGTACACTGATCGATGATATAGAACAACTTGCGCAGGGGGATACTCCCACAGGCAGGTCGGTACTCATTAACGGAGAGAGGCCCGATGCTGTGATCCGTGTTGACCCCCGCAAGAAACTTGTTGCGCAATTATCCCAGAAAATGCATTTCCTGGCTGACATGACAGTCCGCGACTTCCTGCAGATGCATGCACGCAGCAGGGGAAAGGGACCTGAACTTGTGGACAGGGTCATAGAACTTGCAAACACCCTGACAGGAGAACCAATCTCAGCCGACAATTATCTCACTGTCCTGAGTGGTGGACAGTCAAGGTCACTCATGACAGCGGATATTGCAGTTATAAGTGATTCCCCGGTTGTGCTCATAGACGAGATCGAGAACGCAGGGATCAAGAAACAGGAAGCGCTCCAGTTGCTCTCAGGCGAGGGTAAGATCGTCGTGGTAGTGACCCATGATCCGGTACTTGCCTTGATGGCATCCCGGAGGATAGTTATTCGTAACGGTGGAATGGTCGATATAATCACCACAAGCACGGGTGAACAGGATGTCTGCGGCAGGATTGCCAAGGTGGACAACTGGCTTATGTCCCTCAGGGAAACGATCCGCAAGGGGGAGGTCGTGGAGGAGCTTGCATGA
- a CDS encoding cysteate synthase — protein MEKYVVRCSKCGEVHGPHSLNCKNGDDALLRTEYSSKQLHPADLPGIWRYQDWLPVNGIIEEGSGRTITYKSQGFAEEYGLEDLWIAFNGYWPERDAGMMTCTFKDLESFPTMQLIRELNEERIMVVASAGNTARAFSHACTITGQPLLLVVPENSAHRLWTTHEQNPSVCLVTVEGDYFDAISLAGKIASRDGFVNEGGAKNVARRDGMATVMLDAALTMGTLPDHYFQAVGSGTGGISAWEASMRLAEDGRFGSKLPVLHLGQNIPCAPLYSLWSDSDVVSDSCPEGMYDDVLFNRKPPYSVKGGVKDALDATGGMMYAVSNDEASASQSLFEKTEGIDINPAAAVAVAALVQAVEGGNVLPEDRIVLNITGGGQKRLMQDYPVRQIEPSAGVSAKDPNAEDEILNIVEGFFGVRI, from the coding sequence ATGGAGAAATACGTTGTCAGATGTTCAAAATGTGGGGAGGTCCATGGCCCCCATTCGCTGAACTGTAAGAACGGTGATGATGCACTTTTACGCACCGAATATTCAAGTAAGCAACTGCATCCTGCTGACCTGCCGGGTATCTGGCGCTATCAGGACTGGCTGCCTGTCAATGGTATCATTGAGGAAGGTTCAGGGCGAACCATTACCTACAAGAGCCAGGGTTTTGCGGAAGAGTACGGACTTGAGGACCTCTGGATCGCTTTCAACGGATACTGGCCTGAAAGAGATGCAGGGATGATGACCTGTACTTTCAAGGATCTTGAATCCTTCCCGACCATGCAGCTTATCAGGGAATTGAATGAGGAAAGGATCATGGTTGTGGCCTCTGCCGGCAATACGGCACGTGCATTTTCTCACGCATGCACCATAACAGGACAGCCACTACTTCTGGTAGTGCCGGAAAACAGTGCTCACAGGCTATGGACCACACATGAGCAGAATCCATCTGTCTGTCTTGTGACCGTGGAAGGTGATTATTTCGATGCCATATCGCTTGCGGGAAAAATAGCTTCCAGAGACGGTTTTGTAAACGAGGGCGGGGCGAAGAACGTTGCCAGGCGTGATGGAATGGCTACTGTAATGCTTGATGCGGCTCTCACAATGGGAACACTTCCCGACCACTACTTCCAGGCTGTAGGAAGCGGTACAGGCGGGATATCTGCCTGGGAAGCATCCATGAGGCTTGCAGAGGATGGCAGGTTCGGTTCAAAACTTCCGGTACTTCATCTGGGTCAGAACATCCCCTGTGCTCCGCTTTATTCCCTCTGGAGTGATTCTGATGTGGTTTCGGATTCATGCCCGGAAGGCATGTACGATGATGTACTTTTCAACAGAAAGCCTCCTTATTCTGTAAAAGGAGGCGTAAAGGATGCCCTCGATGCTACCGGCGGTATGATGTATGCGGTAAGCAACGACGAGGCATCGGCTTCACAGTCATTGTTCGAAAAAACGGAAGGAATAGACATAAACCCGGCCGCAGCAGTGGCAGTTGCCGCACTTGTGCAGGCGGTAGAAGGGGGTAATGTCTTGCCCGAGGACAGAATAGTCCTGAACATTACCGGTGGCGGACAGAAGAGGTTGATGCAGGATTATCCTGTAAGACAGATCGAGCCGTCAGCAGGGGTTTCGGCAAAGGACCCGAACGCAGAAGATGAGATTTTGAATATAGTGGAAGGATTTTTTGGTGTGAGAATATGA
- a CDS encoding tetratricopeptide repeat protein: protein MNDNTDSQEDLQAQLKELKEEFSQTPSMDNLYQIAITYHALGQTERGIGFAEAFLMQIENEKERIIQTTMILSMLERDEEATQALREAEDKFSDDPQIKRYEGMLLNKQKRFEEAVDVFDGLLQDNSDDLESISGKVIALLGLDRNDQAVKTYQASIKVTPKEAPQWHFKGMLDGLMQEYVSKSKGPAGEQKKKMLESFKSMDSLIDNFGPEVGNFYRMGQLAGREAYGLMLEEEEHTEE from the coding sequence ATGAATGATAATACCGATTCTCAGGAAGACCTTCAGGCCCAGCTAAAAGAGCTTAAAGAAGAGTTCAGTCAGACTCCCAGTATGGATAACCTCTACCAGATCGCGATCACATATCATGCACTGGGGCAAACGGAACGCGGTATTGGCTTTGCGGAAGCTTTCCTGATGCAGATCGAGAATGAAAAGGAACGAATCATCCAGACCACCATGATACTGAGTATGCTCGAGCGGGACGAGGAAGCTACACAGGCTCTCAGGGAAGCAGAGGATAAATTCAGCGATGATCCCCAGATCAAGCGCTATGAGGGTATGCTGCTCAACAAACAGAAAAGATTTGAAGAAGCTGTTGATGTTTTCGATGGCCTGCTGCAGGACAATTCTGATGACCTGGAATCCATATCAGGAAAGGTGATAGCACTTCTCGGTCTTGATAGGAATGACCAGGCTGTAAAAACCTATCAGGCATCCATTAAAGTTACTCCAAAGGAAGCGCCCCAATGGCACTTCAAGGGTATGCTTGATGGCCTGATGCAGGAATACGTCTCCAAATCCAAAGGTCCCGCAGGGGAGCAGAAAAAGAAGATGCTTGAGAGCTTCAAATCCATGGATTCGCTGATCGATAACTTTGGACCCGAGGTTGGGAACTTTTATCGCATGGGCCAGCTTGCAGGAAGGGAAGCTTACGGGTTGATGCTGGAGGAGGAAGAACATACTGAAGAGTAA
- a CDS encoding HAD family hydrolase, which yields MLSSLIFDMDGVLLDSMPHHADAWIRVFDEWDVRITRDDVYEIEGANHLQGLQWLFNRAGKNISAEDYDVILDRKVEIFSGLGRVEPFDGIGDCLSKLKSSFRLALVTGSERVTVERLVSEFFPDMFDVVVCGDDVQQGKPFPDPYLKAVEMLGVEKGECLVVENAPMGVEAAKSAGLYCVGVPTYVSPEKLSRADIVLRDHLSLPEYLMEMLTN from the coding sequence ATGCTAAGCTCACTGATATTTGATATGGATGGCGTACTGCTGGATTCCATGCCACACCATGCAGATGCCTGGATCCGGGTTTTTGATGAATGGGATGTCAGGATCACAAGAGATGACGTCTATGAAATAGAAGGTGCCAACCATCTTCAGGGCCTGCAATGGCTTTTTAACAGGGCAGGCAAAAACATCAGTGCTGAGGACTACGATGTTATACTGGACAGGAAAGTAGAGATATTCTCCGGACTCGGGAGGGTGGAACCCTTTGATGGCATCGGTGATTGCCTCAGTAAACTGAAGAGTTCCTTCCGGCTTGCCCTTGTGACAGGTTCCGAGAGGGTCACCGTGGAAAGGCTGGTAAGTGAGTTCTTTCCTGACATGTTCGATGTTGTTGTCTGTGGTGATGATGTGCAACAGGGAAAGCCCTTTCCAGATCCTTACCTGAAGGCTGTGGAAATGCTTGGTGTGGAAAAAGGTGAATGTCTTGTGGTAGAGAACGCACCCATGGGTGTGGAGGCTGCAAAAAGTGCGGGGCTGTACTGTGTGGGTGTACCCACGTACGTATCTCCTGAAAAGTTATCCCGGGCAGACATAGTTCTGCGTGACCATCTCTCCCTTCCTGAATATCTTATGGAGATGCTTACTAACTGA
- a CDS encoding tetratricopeptide repeat protein has translation MKTKRYLIGLILLIIATSLFCLPAVGLGQDAEYFNSEGVALTKNGSYSEALTYYDQALGIDPDYDEALDNKVSTLFLMGNYEDAEELNDALLKRYPSSPTALFKKGLILSAMGDHENALTYYDRSLESLENGKNPDYETGFDIGSLMLMKKSDAKEVGTVAFDAREASIWYHKGQSFKELGMYNDSLSAYDKVIGMSSQHVDKLHERAFRMYEAGGYEKALVIYDIIIGMEPDNAMLWYEKGLVHDATGDFENASYCYGRVTQLEPENKDAFRNMAKVQEKLNNSESAIQYYDQLLSIDPYDTEAWYGMGRNFEKQGNYQYALKAYNQVLAYDSQNKEVWSRKGTLLDELGRYDEAIQAYDRALQLEENSKDMASDTLSVRTIFASSIGSMPAYSENPQFSQESSLLWYNKGLAYERLARYEEAADAYDRVLNNEPGFAIVWYKKAVALEKLEQYGKSADAYEEALKVDSSSARAWFDLGQTYERLGDNNDALKSYSKALKVDSNFTAAWYARAVALDNAGKYRNSIESYDKVIELQPDSAEAWFRKGAAYDELGKYEDAVVCYEKVLEIQPGHSAAKFQLNADMEILNSGASGNNLSKGAGLVGKLESNVLFPNAMFIWNDEIPLATGGVQSGVDSRNLLGGVITFDSVWVARGELLNDMSRPEDAVKSYDKAILLNGNSSSAWAGKATSLDKQDRYSEAIQAYERALSFDPDNVEIWYKKGMSHYNHGDDLPAITAFEKVLEEDPANREVLYTKAYASERHGMYGESLETYDAILKKDPQNTDIWYRKGFAAYQVGKYEESLKAFDHVLKYEPANTTVLMFQGQSSEQLGNYDEAISYYNSVIEQKPDDIEAMFKLGTAYEKNGDYEQAIETYDLITSTEPDNVAAWNLKGFAYYLKGDLGTASSIFDKSIALDPNSASAYYHKGILAYMLSSGAVDYFDTTLELKPDSITAWYNKGFILNVRGDVEGAIDCYNKALELDPDNPSVLYNKEFALYRLGSYEEAERVHSKLQSVDPGFAGSLDDRGTAFFLPDTYSETLDYELPDRWYENESEEAAPVNNTTVSE, from the coding sequence ATGAAAACAAAAAGGTATCTTATCGGTCTAATATTATTGATTATTGCAACATCTCTTTTTTGCCTTCCTGCAGTCGGTTTAGGACAGGATGCTGAATATTTTAACTCAGAGGGTGTTGCTCTCACGAAGAACGGAAGCTATTCTGAAGCTCTGACATACTACGATCAGGCTCTGGGGATAGACCCTGATTATGATGAAGCGCTGGACAACAAGGTCTCCACGCTCTTTCTCATGGGAAATTATGAGGATGCTGAGGAGCTTAACGATGCTTTGTTAAAGAGATATCCTTCATCTCCGACAGCACTTTTCAAAAAGGGCCTTATATTGTCCGCAATGGGAGATCATGAAAATGCTCTCACTTATTATGACAGGTCTCTGGAGTCCCTTGAGAATGGTAAGAATCCGGACTATGAGACTGGATTTGATATCGGTAGTCTCATGCTGATGAAAAAGTCCGATGCAAAAGAGGTGGGAACCGTTGCATTTGACGCAAGAGAAGCCAGTATCTGGTACCATAAGGGTCAGTCCTTTAAGGAGCTTGGCATGTACAACGATTCTCTTTCGGCCTACGATAAAGTTATAGGAATGAGCTCTCAGCATGTGGATAAACTGCATGAGCGTGCTTTTCGTATGTATGAGGCCGGAGGATATGAGAAGGCACTTGTGATCTACGATATTATCATCGGAATGGAACCGGACAATGCCATGCTGTGGTATGAAAAGGGCCTTGTGCATGATGCAACAGGCGACTTTGAGAATGCCAGTTACTGTTATGGCAGGGTAACTCAGCTTGAGCCTGAGAACAAAGATGCTTTCAGGAACATGGCAAAGGTCCAGGAAAAGCTGAACAATTCTGAATCAGCTATCCAGTACTATGACCAGTTGCTTTCCATCGATCCTTATGATACCGAAGCATGGTACGGAATGGGAAGGAACTTTGAGAAACAGGGGAACTACCAGTATGCTCTGAAGGCATATAACCAGGTTCTGGCATATGATTCCCAGAACAAGGAAGTATGGTCCAGAAAGGGTACCCTGCTTGATGAACTCGGAAGATATGACGAAGCCATTCAGGCATATGACAGGGCTCTGCAGCTTGAAGAGAATAGCAAGGATATGGCCTCTGATACACTGTCTGTCAGGACGATCTTTGCTTCCAGCATAGGTTCCATGCCGGCATATTCTGAAAATCCACAGTTCAGCCAGGAGTCATCCCTTCTCTGGTACAATAAAGGTCTTGCATATGAACGCCTGGCCAGATACGAAGAAGCGGCTGATGCCTATGACAGGGTACTGAACAATGAGCCTGGCTTTGCAATTGTCTGGTACAAGAAGGCCGTTGCACTTGAGAAACTCGAGCAGTATGGTAAGTCTGCAGATGCATACGAAGAGGCTCTGAAAGTGGACTCATCCAGTGCACGTGCATGGTTTGACCTGGGTCAGACCTATGAACGTCTGGGTGATAATAATGATGCACTTAAATCCTATTCAAAGGCTCTGAAGGTAGATTCCAATTTCACGGCCGCCTGGTATGCCAGGGCGGTGGCTCTTGATAATGCAGGTAAATACAGAAATTCTATTGAAAGTTATGACAAGGTTATCGAGCTACAACCGGACTCTGCAGAAGCCTGGTTCAGAAAAGGTGCTGCCTATGATGAGCTTGGTAAATATGAAGATGCTGTTGTATGTTACGAAAAAGTCCTTGAAATACAGCCGGGACACTCGGCTGCCAAGTTCCAGCTAAACGCTGATATGGAAATACTGAATTCCGGTGCTTCGGGAAATAATCTCAGTAAGGGTGCGGGTCTTGTCGGCAAACTTGAAAGTAATGTCCTCTTCCCCAATGCAATGTTCATCTGGAACGATGAGATCCCGCTGGCAACCGGCGGTGTTCAGTCAGGTGTGGACAGCAGGAACTTACTTGGCGGGGTCATAACCTTTGATTCCGTATGGGTTGCCAGGGGTGAGCTCCTGAATGATATGTCCAGACCGGAGGATGCAGTAAAGTCTTATGACAAAGCAATTCTGCTCAATGGCAATTCAAGTTCAGCATGGGCCGGAAAAGCCACTTCACTTGATAAGCAGGACAGGTATTCTGAAGCCATACAGGCATATGAAAGAGCACTTTCATTCGATCCCGATAATGTAGAGATATGGTACAAGAAGGGTATGTCACACTATAATCACGGTGATGACTTGCCTGCGATCACAGCCTTTGAAAAGGTGCTTGAGGAGGATCCGGCGAACAGGGAAGTCCTGTACACCAAGGCCTACGCCAGTGAAAGACACGGTATGTACGGCGAGTCCCTGGAAACATATGACGCTATATTGAAGAAAGACCCGCAGAACACGGATATCTGGTACAGGAAAGGATTTGCCGCCTATCAGGTAGGCAAATACGAGGAGTCACTCAAGGCATTTGACCATGTTCTGAAATATGAACCGGCAAATACCACGGTCCTTATGTTCCAGGGTCAGTCATCAGAGCAACTGGGCAACTACGATGAAGCTATCAGCTATTATAATAGCGTGATAGAGCAGAAGCCTGATGATATTGAAGCAATGTTCAAGCTGGGAACAGCATACGAGAAGAATGGTGATTATGAACAGGCGATTGAGACCTATGACCTGATCACCTCTACAGAGCCGGATAATGTTGCTGCCTGGAACCTGAAAGGATTTGCCTATTACCTCAAGGGTGACCTGGGAACTGCGTCCAGTATATTCGATAAATCTATAGCACTTGATCCGAACAGTGCATCGGCATACTATCATAAGGGAATACTTGCGTATATGCTCAGCAGTGGGGCTGTTGACTACTTTGATACAACCCTTGAGCTCAAACCTGACTCAATCACTGCCTGGTATAACAAAGGTTTCATCCTGAATGTCAGGGGAGATGTGGAAGGTGCTATCGATTGCTACAATAAGGCACTTGAGCTGGATCCAGACAATCCGTCTGTGCTGTACAACAAGGAGTTCGCGCTCTATCGTCTGGGTAGTTATGAGGAAGCAGAACGTGTGCATAGCAAACTGCAGTCTGTGGATCCTGGCTTTGCTGGATCCCTTGATGACAGGGGTACTGCATTCTTCCTTCCTGACACCTACAGTGAAACACTCGATTATGAGCTTCCTGATAGGTGGTATGAGAACGAATCAGAAGAAGCAGCACCAGTGAACAACACGACAGTTTCCGAATAA